A genome region from Eurosta solidaginis isolate ZX-2024a chromosome 2, ASM4086904v1, whole genome shotgun sequence includes the following:
- the LOC137241422 gene encoding myosin heavy chain, clone 203, with translation MFTGTLDFNSNRIEETELPGENYQSSRCTSHSTFSITKCFPNDFSSLSGRLEYVPSNNPMLVERNSQPILECAKTTTKHNRYYPYAADAEVRLASMRIFALIMLNAWRRRREDVKRLLLKVEDLKKGSQKAKNQIHVYNTLFRVEQKRNDELACQLKSSLENVIQAKSSCESLTTSVMSLKAERALLEQDLANKHKEMEALADILSQTKNDLFLSMVQQRNLRSALSKEQRSVQVLENQKSKLINELYQLTNESREIEDKYRTELVRKEVDLERSIKRVKLLEDELNELNDKSNRLDEYTVNDTRLRNEIKNLQTMVVELQQTLDTTFGRRLSHCWQKICRYQQKGFFVVQMFLYCLLPAIPIPAYFPKFKGKHNLMIGPAGFYNTS, from the exons ATGTTTACCGGCACTTTGGACTTTAATTCCAATCGTATAGAAGAAACGGAACTGCCAGGCGAAAATTATCAAAGTTCACGATGCACATCTCACAGCACATTTTCCATAACAAAATGTTTTCCAAACGATTTTTCAAGTCTTTCGGGACGCTTGGAATATGTGCCGAGTAACAATCCAATGCTAGTGGAACGAAACAGCCAACCAATTCTAGAGtgtgcaaaaacaacaacaaaacataacCGTTACTATCCCTATGCAGCGGATGCAGAAGTTCGCTTAGCCAGTATGAGAATCTTTGCGTTAATTATGTTGAATGCATGGCGTCGCCGTCGTGAGGATGTTAAACGTTTGTTATTGAAAGTAGAGGACCTGAAAAAAGGG TCGCAAAAAGCCAAAAATCAGATTCATGTCTACAACACTTTGTTTCGTGTCGAGCAAAAACGAAACGACGAGCTCGCTTGTCAACTCAAAAGCTCGTTGGAAAACGTCATTCAAGCCAAGTCTTCATGTGAGAGTCTAACGACCAGCGTAATGAGTTTGAAAGCGGAACGTGCACTTCTCGAGCAAGATTTGGCAAATAAACACAAAGAGATGGAAGCACTTGCGGACATTCTAAGCCAAACAAAAAATGACCTTTTCCTATCGATGGTGCAGCAACGAAACTTGCGTTCCGCACTTTCTAAGGAACAACGCTCAGTTCAGGTTCTGGAAAATCAAAAGAGTAAATTAATAAATGAG CTCTATCAGTTAACGAATGAGAGCCGTGAAATTGAAGATAAATACCGCACGGAATTGGTAAGAAAGGAAGTGGATTTGGAACGTAGCATAAAAAGGGTTAAACTGCTAGAAGACGAATTAAATGAGTTGAACGA TAAATCGAATCGTTTAGATGAATATACCGTTAATGATACGCGTCTCCGCaacgaaataaaaaatttgcaaacgATGGTTGTCGAACTCCAACAGACACTCGACACTACTTTTGGTAGGCGCCTATCCCATTGTTGGCAGAAAATATGccgctaccaacaaaaaggtttCTTTGTAGTACAGATGTTTTTGTATTGTTTGTTACCTGCTATACCAATTCCTGCGTACTTCCCTAAATTCAAAGGCAAACATAATTTAATGATCGGTCCCGCAGGTTTTTATAATACATCGTGA